From the genome of Deltaproteobacteria bacterium, one region includes:
- the ptsP gene encoding phosphoenolpyruvate--protein phosphotransferase, with product MDQEKIKKTVLLRGIGVSPGIVSGKAYVLDRRDVKALHYNLYGKDVIEREVERFRKALDESEKELLNIKERLGEGEEIGPLFIDVQIMILRDEKFVGSTVRNIRSRSINAEWALSLSVSRYREMFEKIEDAYLKGRIKDIEDVAQIVFRNLSGDTHESIVDIPDRVILIAHDLSPADTVQMKTEKILAFATDVGSKTSHTAIIARAIEIPATVGLKNVSEVVKTNDIVIIDGTWGTVIVNPDPELIKRYEEKRRHYHIMEEDLNKEAPLPSVTKDGHRIGIGANIEFSDEAVSAVSHGANGVGLFRTEFIYINKEQLPTEEEHYYHYQRVIETEGIKWATIRTFDLGGDKFISDPRLAEEMNPAMGLRAVRYCLREIDLFKVQIRAILRASVLGNTGILIPMISGVEEIRHVKEIIAEVKDELKKEGKPYGEGIKLGIMIEVPSAVVIADLLAREVDFFSIGTNDLIQYSLAIDRVNERVDYLYKPCHPAILRLIKQVVEAGHRAGIKVAMCGEMAGDPLYALVLMGLGLDGLSMTPLAIPRIKKIMRESTYSESTELIQNILGFMEAHEVEEYVRDYMTERFPELCPVNYEGLNERI from the coding sequence TTGGATCAGGAAAAGATAAAGAAAACAGTTCTTCTCAGGGGCATCGGTGTGTCTCCCGGCATTGTGAGCGGAAAGGCATATGTCCTGGACCGCAGGGACGTTAAGGCACTGCACTACAATCTTTATGGCAAGGACGTGATCGAACGAGAGGTTGAACGGTTCCGTAAGGCCCTGGACGAATCGGAAAAGGAGCTTCTGAACATCAAGGAACGTCTCGGAGAGGGCGAGGAGATCGGTCCGCTCTTTATTGATGTACAGATCATGATCCTCAGGGATGAGAAGTTCGTCGGCAGCACGGTGCGGAACATCAGAAGCCGGAGCATCAATGCGGAATGGGCGTTGAGCCTCAGCGTGTCCCGCTATCGTGAGATGTTCGAAAAGATCGAGGACGCCTACCTGAAAGGCCGCATCAAGGATATTGAAGACGTGGCCCAGATCGTATTCAGGAACCTTTCCGGTGACACTCATGAAAGCATAGTGGACATCCCGGACAGGGTCATTCTGATAGCCCACGACCTCTCGCCCGCTGACACGGTTCAGATGAAAACCGAAAAGATACTTGCCTTTGCCACCGATGTGGGAAGCAAGACCTCGCATACGGCGATCATTGCCCGGGCCATAGAGATCCCCGCCACCGTCGGGCTCAAGAACGTCTCGGAGGTGGTCAAAACCAACGACATCGTGATCATTGACGGTACCTGGGGTACCGTTATCGTAAACCCGGATCCGGAGCTGATCAAACGGTACGAAGAGAAGAGGCGGCATTACCATATCATGGAGGAGGACCTCAATAAGGAGGCACCCCTTCCCTCCGTTACGAAAGACGGGCACCGCATCGGTATCGGGGCGAACATAGAGTTCAGCGATGAGGCCGTTTCCGCCGTATCTCACGGAGCCAACGGCGTCGGTCTCTTCAGGACGGAATTCATCTATATCAACAAGGAGCAGTTGCCCACGGAAGAGGAGCACTACTATCACTACCAGCGGGTCATAGAGACGGAAGGTATCAAGTGGGCGACGATCCGGACCTTTGATCTGGGGGGGGACAAGTTCATTTCAGATCCCCGTCTGGCCGAGGAAATGAACCCGGCAATGGGGCTGCGCGCCGTTCGTTACTGTCTTCGTGAGATTGATCTTTTCAAGGTGCAGATTCGGGCCATTCTCAGGGCGAGCGTACTGGGGAATACAGGCATACTGATTCCCATGATATCCGGTGTGGAGGAGATACGGCACGTCAAAGAGATCATCGCCGAGGTAAAGGACGAACTGAAAAAAGAGGGGAAGCCCTATGGCGAAGGGATCAAACTGGGAATCATGATAGAGGTCCCCTCGGCGGTGGTGATCGCCGATCTCCTGGCCAGGGAGGTCGATTTCTTCAGCATCGGGACGAACGACCTCATTCAATACTCCCTTGCCATCGACCGGGTGAACGAACGGGTGGACTATCTTTATAAACCATGCCATCCCGCTATTCTGCGCCTGATAAAGCAGGTGGTGGAGGCGGGACATCGCGCGGGGATCAAGGTTGCGATGTGCGGTGAAATGGCCGGTGATCCTCTGTATGCCCTGGTGCTCATGGGACTGGGCCTCGATGGTCTGAGCATGACGCCGCTGGCGATACCTCGGATAAAGAAAATAATGCGGGAATCCACTTACAGTGAATCAACCGAGTTGATTCAAAATATCCTGGGATTCATGGAGGCCCATGAAGTTGAAGAATACGTTCGGGATTACATGACGGAGCGTTTCCCCGAGCTGTGTCCCGTGAATTACGAGGGTCTGAATGAACGGATATAA